In Isoptericola variabilis 225, the genomic window CCCGCCTCAGGACCCCGCGTACCCCCCGGCGGTCCCGCCGCCCGCGTACGACACGCGGCCGATCGTCGTCCCGTCGCCGGCGTACGAGCAGCGCCCGGGCACGGTCCCGACGGGCGAGCCCGCCGACGCCTGGGACGCCCCCGTCCCGGCGCCGGGCGAGAACCTGCGGCTCAACGCGGGCCGCTTCTGGGCCGGCGCCGCCGCGACCGTGCTCGTGTGCGCCCTCATCGGCTTCGCCGCGTCCGTGATCATCGAGCAGGTCTTCGACCTCGAGCTGCTGTCGCCGCCCGACCTGTTCGACGCCGGCACGAGCGCCTCGTGGGCGGGTGCGGGCGCGCTGTTCGCGCTGCTCGCCGCCGTCGTGCTGCAGCTCCTCGTCGTCGCGACGCCGCGGCCCAGCATGTTCTTCGGCTGGCTCGTCGGGCTCACGGCGGTGATCCTGGCGGTCCTGCCGTTCACGGGCGACCCCGACGTCCTGCCGGCGGTGCTGACCGCGCTCGTGTGGATCGTCCTCGGCCTCGCCGTGTGGTCGATGCTGACCGGGGTGCTCAGCCGGACGATCGTGCGTCCGCTGCCGCCGCCCGCCAGGTGACGACCAGGTCCCCGCGACCCGGCCGTCGACCCAGAACGTCGGCAGCACGTCGCCGTTGCGCCGGTACACGGCTGCGGCGGCCTCGTCGTCGAGCAGCCGTCCCCGCTCCTGGTGGGCCACCAGGAGGTGCTCCCAGCGCGGGAGCAGGCGCACGGGCGCCGGCGCGTCGCCGTCGACCGTCTCGCCGTCGGCGACGTCGAGCAGCTCGCGGCCGTCCGGGTCCACGAGCACGCGCAGGTCGAGGCGGGCCATCGCGCGCTTGAGCGGCGTCGCGCCGCGCACGCCGAGCCCGCGCGCGACGTCGGCGGCCGTCGCCGGCCCGAACGCCCGCAGGTAGCGCTCGACCGCCCGGGCCCGGGCCTCGTCCGGCTCGGGCACCTCGACCGGCAGCGGCAGGACCTCGGCGAACCACACGCGCCCGTCGACGTACCGCGGCGCACCGTGCGAGCCCCACCGGCCGCTCGGCGGCACGTGCACGAGCCCTCCGGCGGCCGAGGCCAGACGCCACCACGCGCGGCTCACGCCGCCCGGGATCGCGGCCGCGGCGTCGACCCCCGGGTGCCGGTCGGCGGCGAACGCCTCGACCTCGTCGACCGTGCGCGGCTCGGCGCAGTACGCCCGCACCGCCGCGTTGAGCTCGGTCAGGTCGATCCCGGCGCGGCGGGCACTCGGGAGCTACGCCGCGAGCCGCTGCTCGGCCGAGACGGCGTCGAGCAGCGGCCAGTCGACCGACGGGACGAGGTGCAGCGTCGAGCGCATGACCGCCGCCTTGACCAGGGTGCGGTCGGTGAGCGCGCCCTCGAGGTCGGCGATCGTCTGGTCCGCGCGCCGCGCGTGCAGTGCGACGTACGGCATGTCCGCGTGCTGGGCCTGCAGGCCGCCCACGGCCCGCACGACGACCTCGACGTCGTCGTGCGAGCGCGCGAGCAGCCGCTGCCGGGCCAGCGTGGTCCGGTTGAGCTCGGCGTGCGTGACCGTCAGGCTCATCGCTCCCCGCGGGCCGCGGACGTCACGCCAGGCGACGCATCCAGCCGTGACGGTCGGCCGCGCGCCCGTACTGGATGTCGGTGAGCTCGGTGCGGATCGCCATCGTCAGCTCGCCCGGCTCGCCGTCGGCCACCTTCGAGTCGAACGTCCCGCCCGCGAGGCGGCCGATCGGCGTCACGACGGCGGCGGTGCCGCACGCGAACACCTCGCGCACGCTGCCGTCGCCGAGGCCGGCGACGAGCTCGGCGAGCGGGATGCGGCGCTCGACGACCTCGCGGCCCTGGTCGGCGACCAGGCGCAGGATGGACGAGCGCGTGACGCCCTCGAGGATCGAGCCGGTGAGCTCGGGCGTGTGCACGGAGCCGTCGGCCATGACGACGAAGACGTTCATGCCACCGAGCTCCTCGAGGTAGGAGTTCGTCGTCGAGTCGAGGAAGCACACCTGGTCGCAGCCGTGCTGCTGCGCCTCGACCTGCGGCAGCAGGCTCGCGGCGTAGTTGCCGCCGCACTTGGCGGCGCCGGTGCCGCCGGGTCCGGCGCGGTGGTAGTCCTCGGACACCCAGATCGACACGGGCCGCACGCCGCCCGCGAAGTACGGGCCGACGGGCGAGGCGATGACGAGGTACTCGACCTCGGCGGCCGGTCGCACGCCGAGGAACGGCTCGGACGCGAACATGAAGGGGCGCAGGTAGAGGCTCGAGTCCTCGCCGCCCGGCACCCATGCCAGGTCGGTCCGGACGAGCGCCGTGATGGAGCCGATGAAGTCGTCGACGCTCAGGGCGGGCAGCGCGAGGCGGTGCGCGGAGCGGGCGAAGCGGGCGGCGTTCTCCTCCGGTCGGAAGGTCCACACCGAGCCGTCGGCGTGCTTGTACGCCTTCATGCCCTCGAAGATCTCCTGCGCGTAGTGCAGGACGGCGGTGGCCGGGTCGAGCTGCAGCGGGCCGTACTTCTCGATGCGCCGGTTGACCCACCCGTCGGCCTGGCGCCACGAGATGCGCGCCATGTGGTCGGTGAAGACGGTGCCGAACTTCGGGTGCTCGAGCGCGGCCTCGCGCTCGGCGTCGGGCGTGGGCGTGTCCGTGGAGGTGACCTCGAACAGCGCGACGAGGTCTTCGAGCTCGCTGCGGAGGATCGAGCTGCTGCTGCTGGTGGTGCTGCTGGTCATGGTGGCGGGGCCCTTTCAGGTGCGGACCCCTGTAGTGTTCCACGCCTCGAACGACGCGGCCTACGCCTGCAGCGGTCCTGGTGGATCGGACGGTGCTGGGGCGGACGGCCGGGTCGCTGCCGGCGGGGAGCGCGCTGCGGTGCGGACCCCTCAGCCGGCGACGCGGGCGGCGAGCTCGCGCCCGACCTCGGCCGTCGAGCGTACTCGGCCGCCGCGCTCGGCGAGGTCGGCGGCGACGGCGGTCTCGACGCGCCGGGCCTCCTCGGTCAGGCCGAGGTGGTCGAGCAGGAGCGCGACCGACAGCACGGTCGCGGTGGGGTCGGCCTTGCCCTGGCCCGCGATGTCGGGCGCCGAGCCGTGCACCGGCTCGAACATGGACGGCGCGGTGCGGTCGGGGTTGATGTTGGCCGACGCCGCCAGGCCGATGCCGCCGGTGATGGCCGCCGCCTGGTCGGTGAGGATGTCGCCGAACAGGTTGTCCGTGACGATGACGTCGAAGCGCGACGGGTTGGTCGTGAGGAAGATCGTCGCGGCGTCGACGTGCAGGTAGTCGGTCGTCACGTCGGGGAACTCGGCGTTCACGGCCTCGACCGTGCGGCGCCACAGGTGGCCGGCGTGGACGAGGACGTTGTGCTTGTGCACGAGCGTGAGGTGCTTGCGGGGGCGCGCCTGCGCGCGGGCGAAGGCGTCGCGCACGACGCGCTCGACGCCGAACGCCGTGTTGATCGACACCTCGGTCGCGATCTCGTGGGGCGTGCCGGTGCGCAGCGAGCCGCCGTTGCCCACGTACGGGCCCTCGGTGCCCTCGCGCACGACGACGAAGTCGACCTCGCCCGGGTTCGCGAGCGGACTCGTGACGCCCTCGTAGAGCTTGGCGGGGCGCAGGTTCACGTAGTGGTCGAGCGAGAACCGCAGCTTGAGCAGGAGCCCGCGCTCGAGCACGCCCGACGGGACGCTCGGGTCGCCGATCGCGCCGAGCAGGATCGCGTCGTGCTCCTTGATCCGGCCCAGGTCCTCGTCGGTCAGGGTCTCCCCCGTCGCGTGCCAGCGGCGCGCGCCCAGGTCGAACTCGGTCGTGGAGATCTTGACGTCGGAGCCGGCCACCGCCGACTCGAGCACGGCGAGCCCCTGCTCGACCACCTCGGTACCGATGCCGTCGCCTGCCACCACTGCCAGATCGATGCTCCGCGTCATGGGCCGAGCCTACGCCGCGGACGCCAGGATGCGGGACAGGTGTCTCATCACTCGGTCACGACGGCGGCTGACCTGCGGCACCGCGAACCGGTCACCGCTCGCGCGCCGACAGGACGCAGAACTCGTTGCCGTCCGGGTCGGCGAGCACGGTCCACGTCGCGTCGTCGGGCTGGCCCACGTCGACGACCGTGGCGCCCATGCCGACGAGCCGGGCGATCTCCGCGTCTCGGTCGTCGCTCGTGTGCGGGGCGAAGTCCCAGTGCAGGCGGTTCTTCATCGTCTTCTCGTGCTCGACCGGCACGAAGACCATGCCGGGCGGCACCTGGTGGAAGTCGAGCCTCTCGGAGAGCTCCATGGCCCACGGCGGCACCACGACGCTCTCGGAGTCGAGCTCGAAGATCACCTGCCAGCCGAGCGCCTCGGCCCACCAGCGGGCCAGCCTCCGGTGGTCGGTCGACTCCACCACGGTCGAGTACCAGCGCAGCGCCATCGCCGTCTCCTCTCGTCCCGCCCGACGCTAGCGCCCGCCACCGACAGCGCCGTCAGGCGCCGTACAGGACCTCGAAGCGCTCGCAGACGACCGGCATGGACGGGTCGAACTCGTCGCCGACCGCCTCGAGCTGACGCCGCCAGTACCGCTCGTGGCCCTCGCGCCACGTCTCGAGCGTGCGGTCGTCCTCGCCCTCGAGGTGCGCGTGCTCGGCGGTCACCTCGGCGAACGGCACGACGTCGACGCGCGTCGTGCGGATGAGCAGGCGCGGGTCCCCCGCGCCGTCGAGCACGATCGACAGGTCGCCCTTCGCAGGGACCGGCTCGCCCGCGCGCTCGAACTCGGACACGAGCTCCGCCGTCGCCGTCTTTGTGCCGTCGAGGACGAGCTGGAGCAGCTCGTCGGCGAGCTCGGGCGAGTCGCCGAACGACCAGGCCTGCGGCGCGACCGTCGTCGCCGTCGTCTCCCCGATGACCCCGCCGACCGTGTTCCGGTTGACCCGCACCCGCGCGGTCTCCCAGAACCGCAGGATCTTCTCCGCCTGCGCGGTGTCGTCGAGGCCGGTGGTCTCGGGCTCCGTGCCCGACGTCGCGTCGCTCATGCGCCCATCCTGCCACCGCCGACGTAGCGCCCGACCCGCCGAGGTAGCGCGCGATCCCGCGAGGTAGCGCACCGCCGCGCGAAGTAGCGCGCAATCCCGCGAGGTAGCGCACCGCCACGCGAAGTAGCGCGCAATCCCGCGAGGTAGCGCACCGCCACGCGAAGTAGCGCGCGGTTCGCCGACGCCGCGAGCACCTTGGTCCGGATCGTCTACCGCGCCCGCCTGGACCGAGGCCAAGCTCGTCGACGCCGCGTTGCGCATGGCCGGGCTCACCGTCTGACGCGAGCACCGCCGTCGGGCACCGGACGACCGGCCGTCGCTACCTCGCCGAAAGAGAGCGCTACCTCGCGAAGGAACGCGCTACCTCGTCGAGAGGCGCGCTACCTCGGCGGAAGGATGAACACGAACGCGCGGCCGCCGTCCCGGGATCACCGGGGACGACGGCCGCGCGCGTCGCTGCTGACGATGGTGGGTCAGCGAGCGGCGCTGCCCTCCGTGTAGTCGGAGTCAGCGGGCTTGATCCAGGCGAACATCTTGCGCAGCTCGCGGCCGGTGGCCTCGATCGGGTGCTGCTCGCCCTTGGCGCGCAGCGCCTTGAACTCGGGTGCGCCGGCGTCCTGGTCGGCGATGAAGCGCTCGGCGAAGGCACCCGACTGGATGTCCGCGAGCACGGCCTTCATGTTCTCCTTGACGTGCGGGTCGATGACGCGCGGTCCGGAGACGTAGTCGCCGTACTCGGCCGTGTCGGAGACCGACCAGCGCTGCTTGGCGATGCCGCCCTCGACCATGAGGTCGACGATGAGCTTGAGCTCGTGCAGCACCTCGAAGTACGCGACCTCGGGCTGGTAGCCGGCCTCGGTGAGGACCTCGAAGCCGTACTGGACGAGCTGCGAGGCGCCGCCGCACAGGACGGCCTGCTCGCCGAACAGGTCGGTCTCGGTCTCCTCGGTGAAGGTCGTCTTGATGCCCGCGGCGCGCAGGCCGCCGATCGCCTTGGCGTAGGACAGCGCGACGTCCCAGGCCGAGCCCGAGGCGTCCTGCTCGACGGCGACGATCACGGGCACGCCGCGGCCGTCGACGTACTCGCGGCGCACGAGGTGGCCCGGGCCCTTGGGGGCGACCATGAGGACGTCGTGGTCGGCCTCGGGCTTGATGTAGCCGAAGCGGATGTTGAAACCGTGCCCGAAGACGAGCGCGGCGCCGTCCTTGAGGTTCGGCGCGATCTCGTCGCGGTACAGGTGACGCTGCACCTGGTCGGGGGCGAGGATCACGACGACGTCGGCCTCGGCCACGGCCTCGGCGACGGGCAGGACCCGCAGGCCCTCGTCCTCGGCCTTGGCGACCGACGCCGAGCCCTCGCGCAGGCCGACGCGGACGTCGACGCCCGAGTCGCGCAGGTTGAGCGCGTGGGCGTGCCCCTGGCTGCCGTAGCCGATGACGGCGACCTTGCGCTGCTGGATGATGGACAGGTCGGCGTCGTCGTCGTAGAACAGCTCAGCCACGGTGGTGCTCCTCTTTCTCGGTGATGCGAGTCTCGGGGTGGGGGTGTCGGGTGCGTCAGGCGCTGCGGACCCGCTCGAGCGCCCGGTCGGTGATCGATCGCGAGCCGCGCCCGACGGCGAGCGTGCCCGACTTGACGATCTCGCGGACGCCGTAGGGCTCGAGCGCCGCGAGCAGCGCGCCGAGCTTGGCGGCCGTGCCCGTCGCCTCGATGACGACGGTGTCGGGCACGACGTCGACGACGTGCGCGCGGAAGAGCTCGACGACCTCGAGCACGCCCGAACGGGTCGCGGCGTCTGCCTTGACCTTGACGAGCAGCAGCTCGCGCTGCACGGACGACTCGGGGTCCAGCTCGACGATCTTGATGACGTGCACCAGCTTGTTCAGCTGCTTGGTCACCTGCTCGAGCGGGTGGTCCTCGACGTCGACCACCACGGTGATGCGCGAGATCTCCTCGTGCTCGGTGGGGCCGACGGCCAGGGAGTGGATGTTGAAGGCGCGGCGGGCGAACAGGCCGGCGACGCGCGTGAGGACGCCGGGCTTGTTCTCCACGAGCACGGAGAGAGTGTGTCGGGACATGTGCTCAGTCCTCCCGGTCCCAGGCGGGCGAGATGCCGCGCGCGTACTGGATGTCGTCGTTGCTCACGCCCGCGGCGACCATGGGCCACACCATGGCGTCGCGCGAGACGGTGAAGTCGACGACGACGGGGCGGTCGTCGATCTCGTTCGCCTTGCGGATCGCCTCGTCGACCTCGCGCTCGTGCTCGACGCGGATGCCCACGCAGCCGTACGCCTCGGCGAGCTTGACGAAGTCGGGGATGCGGACGGTGCCGTGCCCGGTGTGCAGGTCGGTGTTCGAGTACCGCTCGTTGTAGAACAGCGTCTGCCACTGGCGCACCATGCCGAGCGAGCTGTTGTTGATCAGCGCCACCTTGATGGGGATGTCGTTGATCGCGCAGGTCGCGAGCTCCTGGTTGGTCATCTGGAAGCAGCCGTCGCCGTCGATCGCCCACACGTCGCGGTCGGGCGCACCGACCTTGGCTCCCATGGCCGCGGGGATCGCGTAGCCCATCGTGCCGAGGCCGCCCGAGTTGATCCAGGTGCGCGGGTTCTCGTACGAGATGAACTGGGCGGCCCACATCTGGTGCTGGCCGACGCCGGCGACGTAGATCGTCTCCGGACCGGAGAGCTCGCCCAGGCGTCCGATGACGTGCTGCGGCGCGAGGTGACCGTCGTCGGTCGGCGAGTAGCCGAGCGGGTACGTCGAGCGCCAGGTGTCGATCTGGTGCCACCACGCCTCGACATCGGGCTTGCCCGACGTCGCGTGCTCCTGCTCGAGCACCGGCAGCAGGTCCGCGATGACCTCGCGCAGGTCCCCGACGATCGGGACGTCGACCTCGCGGTTCTTGCCGATCTCGGCGGGGTCGATGTCGGCGTGCACGATCGCGGCGTGCGGGGCGAAGCTCGACAGCTTGCCGGTGACGCGGTCGTCGAACCGGGCGCCCAGCGCGACGATGAGGTCGGCCTTCTGCAGCGCGGCCACGGCGGGGACGGTGCCGTGCATGCCGGGCATGCCGAGGTGCTGGGGGTGGCTGTCGGGCACCGCGCCGCGCGCCATGAGCGTCGTGACGACGGGAGCGCCCGAGAGGTCGACGAGCTTGCGCAGCAGCGCCGACGCGCCGGCCCGGATCACGCCGCCGCCCACGTACAGGACGGGCCGGCGCGCGGTCGCGAGCAGGCGGGCCGCCTCGCGGATCTGCTTCGCGTGCGGCTTCGTCACGGGGTGGTACCCGGGCAGCTGCAGCTCCTGCGGCCAGGAGAACGTGGTCCGCGCCTGCATCGCCGACTTGGCGATGTCGACGAGCACCGGGCCGGGCCGGCCGGTCGAGGCGATGTGGAACGCCTCGGCGATCGTGCGCGGGATCTCGTCGGGGTCGGTCACGAGGTACGAGTGCTTGGTGATCGGCATCGTGATGCCGACGATGTCCGCCTCCTGGAAGGCGTCCGTGCCGATCATCGGCGCCCCGACCTGGCCCGTGATGGCGACCATGGGCACCGAGTCCATGTTCGCGTCGGCGATCGGCGTCACGAGGTTCGTCGCGCCGGGGCCCGACGTCGCCATGGTCACGCCGACCTTGCCCGTCGCGTGGGCGTAGCCCGACGCCGCGTGGCCGCCGCCCTGCTCGTGGCGCACCAGGATGTGGCGCAGCGCCTTGGAGTCCATGAGCGGGTCGTATGTCGGCAGGATCGCACCGCCGGGGATGCCGAACACGACCTCCGCGCCGACCGCCTCCAGCGACTTGACGATCGACTGCGCGCCCGTGACGTTCTCCTCCCGGACGGTCGGCCGCGACCCCTCCGGTACGCCGACGCCGCGGCTGCGCGACTCGGCGCGCGTGGCCAGGCTCGCGGGGCTGCCGGGCGCGCTCGAGGCGCGCGCGGCGACCTGTGCGGGGGTCGGGTTCGGCTGGACCATCGGTCTCTCCTGCCGGTCGTACGGGACGGGTGCAATGAAAAACCCCTCGGTCCCGGCGGACGCGGGGACGGACGAGGGGTGAGCGCGCTGACGAAGCCCGGTGCGTGGCCTCAGCCGGCGCGCCCAGGAAGAAGTACTACGAGAATCGTCGTCTGCACGTGACGCACGTTACGCCGCCGAGGCGGAGATGTCACGTCGTGAGCCGGGAGTCCCACATCATGGACTCCCGGCTCACGACCGTGGACACGGTCCGCGGTCAGGCGACGTCGCGCCGCCGGAACACGAGCACGGCGACGAGCGTGAGCAGCGCCGTGAGCACCAGCAGGTACACGCCGCCCTGGGTCTGGGACACCGCCCGCTCGACCCACTCCTCGTAGTACGTGCCGTCCTCGGCGACGAGCGACGTCGTCGTGCCGTAGGTGGCCCCGGCGTCGACCCACGCCCGCAGGTTGAGCGCAGGCATCCACCGCTGCAGCTCGCCGAGCCCGTAGCTGAACACGCTGCTCGCCCACAGCAGGACGACGGCCGCGCCGATCGCGGCGGCGGCGTGCCGCAGCAGGACCCCGAGCGCCACGCCCACGACCGCCGTCGCCGCCCCGGCCACGACGAGCCTGCCCGTGTACGCGGCGACCTCTCCCCAGACCTGGGGCGTCACGTCGCCGAGCGTGCCGTACCACGCGTGCGCGGCGTAGACGACGCCGACGACCGCGGCCCATCCGAGCAGCACCAGCGGCACCGTGCCGAGCCCGGCCGCGGCGGCCTTGGACCAGTAGACCCGCTGACGCCGCGGCTCGAAGGTGAGCCACATCCCGAGCGCCCCCGACGACGTCTCGGCCGTCACGAAGCTCACCGCGACGACGAACGCGATGACGAGCAGGAACGTGGCGCTCTGGGCCGCGGCCGCGAGGCCGCCCCAGCCGTACCAGAGCGACGAGTAGACGGCGGCGACCGCGGGGTCGGTGCTCTCGGGACCCATCGACCCGCGCTGCTCGGCGCTCGGCACGAACGTCGTCGTCGGCGGCAGGAAGTGCTCGAGCCGCGGCGCCATGTCGTCGCAGCCCCAGTCGACGGGCTCAGGCTGAGCGGCCTCGTCCTCCTTGCAGGACGCGACCTGCTCCTCGCCGTGCTCCTCCCACCACGCGAGCTCGTCGGCGTAGAACCGTTCCGCCTCGGCGATCTGCGCCTCGGTCGGCGGCGAGGCCATCGAGAAGGCGGACGCACCGGTGATCGCCACGACGGCGAGCACCGCGACGGTCATCCACCGCGTGAGCCGCCGCGCCCACAGGCGGCGCAGCTCGACCCTCAGCAGCCGCGTCATCGGGCACCTCCGTCCGCGGAGCCGTCACGGACCGCGTCGTCGGCACCGGCGGCGGCACCCGCCCCGACCACCGCAGGCACGGGCGCCGACGGCGGCGGCCCGGCATCGCCCCGCCGTCGACGACGGCGCTCGCCACGGTGCGTGCGCCCGCCCGGCGTCTCATGCTGGGTGAGCCCGAGGAACACCGACTCGAGGTCGGCCTGCAGCGGCGTGAGCTCGCTGAGCCACACCCCCCGCTCCCCCAGCAGGCGCGTCACGTACGCCGGATCGGGGACGCCGTCGACCACGAGCGCTCCCTGCTCGGGGCGCACCACGAGGCCGTCCGCCTCGAGCGCCGTCGTCGCGAGCTTCGCGTCGTCGGGCCGGACCCGCACACGTACCGAGCGCTTCCCCTCGCCGAGGAGTGACGCGACGCTGCCCGACGCGATAAGCCGGCCGCGCGCCACGATCGACACGGTGTCGGCGATCTGCTCGACCTCGGCCAGGATGTGGCTCGAGACCAGCACCGTCTTGCCCTGGTCGGCCAGCCCGCGCATCGTCTGGCGGACCTCGCGGATGCCCGCGGGGTCGAGGCCGTTCGTGGGCTCGTCGAAGATGAGCAGGTCGGGGTCCTTGAGGAGCGTGGCCGCGATCGCCAGGCGCTGCTTCATGCCGAGCGAGTACGTGCGGTACCGGTCGCGGTCGCGACCCGCGAGCGCCACCTCCTCCAGCACGGCGTCGACCCGGGCGCGCGGCGCGCCGATCGCGTCGGCCAGGAGCGTGAGGTTGCGCCGGGCGCTGAAGGCGGGGAAGAACTTGGGGCTCTCGACGATCGCCCCGACCCGTCCGACGACGGCGGGCAGCTCGCGCGGCACCTCGTGGCCGAAGATGCGGGCCGTGCCGCGGTCGGGCCGCACGAGGCCGAGCAGCATCCGGATCGTCGTCGTCTTGCCGGACCCGTTGGGGCCGAGGAACCCGTGCACTCCCCCGACGGGAACCGCGAGGTCCAGCCCTTCGACCCCGACCGAGCGCCCGCGCACGCTCCGGTACGTCTTGCGCAGCCCGTGCGTCTCGATCGCCAGGCCGACGTGCTCCGCCGTCGCCACGCGCGCCTCCCTCGTGGCCGCGGCGCGCCGGGACCACCTCGTCCGTCGCCGGCGGCACGCCGGCGTCAGGCGGAGCATAGCGGTTTTCACGCCCGTCCCGTGAGAGGGTCAAGCGTGTCAAGGGATGGTCATCCACCCAGGTGAGCGGCTAGCCCTCCGCACCGATCGGGATGTCGAGCTCGCGCGCGGCGTCGGTGATCCGCCGGGCGAGGTCGACGTCCCGCTGGCTCAGGCCGCCGATGTCGTGCGAGCTGACCCGCACGGTCCGTGCGGAACGTGGCCTGGGCCGCGTCGTCGCCGACCCCAGCCCTGGGCCCGGCGAGGCCCCAGGCCGACGCGAGATAGCAGAGCGCCAGGGCGGCGACGGATCGTGCGCCCCGCGGAGCCCGACGACGCGCGCCCACGACGAGTCCCGCCCCGGCGGCGAGCGCCCCGCCCACCAGGGGACTCGCGGCACCGACCACCACGACGGCGACGAGCAGGCCGCCCGCCAGCAGCGTGGCACCGCCCCGGCGCAGGGCTCCCGGGCCCATCAGCCCAGGACGGCCCCGCGCGAGGCGGACTGCACGAGCTTCGTGTACTTGGCGAGCACCCCGCGCCGGTACGGGTGCGGCAGGGGCGCCCAGCCTTCGCGGCGCGCGGCGAGCTCGGCGGGGTCGACGAGCAGGTCGAGCGTCTTGTTGCGCACGTCGAGGCGGATGCGGTCGCCGTCGCGCACGAACGCGATCGGTCCGGCGTCGACCGCCTCCGGGGCGATGTGCCCGACGCACAGGCCGGTGGTCCCGCCGGAGAAACGCCCGTCGGTCACGAGCAGGACGTCCTTGCCGAGGCCCGCGCCCTTGATCGCACCGGTGATCGCGAGCATCTCGCGCATGCCCGGCCCGCCCTTGGGTCCCTCGTAGCGGATCACGACGACGTCGCCCGCCTGGATCGTGCCGTCCTCGAGCGCGTCGAGCGCGCCGCGCTCGCGCTCGAACACCCGCGCGGTGCCCTCGAAGACGTCGTCGTCGAAACCGGCGCTCTTGACGACGGCACCGTCGGGCGCGAGCGAGCCGTGCAGGATCGTGATGCCGCCGGTCGGGTGGATCGGCCGGTCCAGGGCGCGGAGGATCTTGCCGTCGGGGTCGGGCGGGTTCACCGCGGCGAGG contains:
- a CDS encoding 4a-hydroxytetrahydrobiopterin dehydratase, yielding MRVSSHDIGGLSQRDVDLARRITDAARELDIPIGAEG